Proteins encoded together in one Passer domesticus isolate bPasDom1 chromosome 6, bPasDom1.hap1, whole genome shotgun sequence window:
- the SOCS4 gene encoding suppressor of cytokine signaling 4, translating to MAENKDSSAKSADVRPKSSRSRSADRKDGYVWSGKKLSWSKKSEHCPDTETASAAGRSGSNLKSQERKYSCSSIELDLDRSCGHRFLGRSLKQKLQDAVGQCFPIKNCSSRHASGLPSKRKIHISELMLDKCPFPPRSELAFRWHLIKRHTAPISPKAEEWIIADLSQHEEREDQLRDEEIANGGMDSPSQSCDFTDSSSSRGDPRPELVTGKVARSSRDESDMDSDDEVITLCTSSRKRNKPKWETDDELLRMETPPKYHTQIDYVHCLVPDLLQINNNPCYWGVMDKYAAEALLEGKPEGTFLLRDSAQEDYLFSVSFRRYSRSLHARIEQWNHNFSFDAHDPCVFHSPDITGLLEHYKDPSSCMFFEPLLSTPLNRTFPFSLQHICRTVICNCTTYDGIDALPIPPSVKLYLKEYHYKSKVRVLRIDVPEQQS from the coding sequence ATGGCAGAAAACAAGGACAGCAGTGCGAAAAGCGCAGATGTGAGGCCCAAAAGCAGCCGGAGCAGGAGCGCAGACAGAAAGGATGGCTATGTCTGGAGTGGGAAGAAGCTCTCCTGGTCCAAGAAAAGTGAGCATTGTCCTGATACTGAAACAGCAAGCGCTGCAGGAAGGTCGGGGAGTAATTTAAAGAGCCAAGAGAGGAAGTACAGCTGCTCGTCCATCGAGCTGGATCTGGACCGCTCCTGTGGCCACAGGTTTTTAGGGCGGTCTCTCAAACAGAAGCTGCAGGATGCTGTGGGTCAGTGCTTTCCCATCAAGAACTGCAGCAGCCGGCACGCCTCCGGACTGCCATCCAAAAGGAAGATCCATATCAGTGAGCTGATGCTGGATAAGTGTCCTTTCCCTCCACGCTCAGAGCTGGCTTTCAGGTGGCACTTGATCAAAAGGCACACGGCCCCTATAAGTCCAAAGGCAGAAGAATGGATAATTGCTGATTTATCCCAGCACGAGGAAAGGGAGGATCAGCTGCGAGACGAGGAGATTGCCAACGGGGGGATGGACTCTCCCTCCCAGTCCTGTGACTTCACTGACAGCAGTTCCTCTCGGGGTGACCCGAGGCCTGAGCTGGTGACAGGTAAGGTGGCGAGGAGCAGTAGAGATGAGAGCGACATGGACTCCGACGATGAAGTCATAACTCTGTGCACAAGTTCTCGGAAACGAAACAAGCCCAAGTGGGAAACGGATGACGAGCTGCTGCGGATGGAAACGCCCCCGAAATACCACACCCAGATTGATTATGTCCACTGCCTAGTGCCAGACCTCCTCCAGATCAATAACAATCCCTGCTACTGGGGAGTCATGGATAAATACGCAGCTGAGGCGCTGCTGGAAGGGAAGCCAGAGGGAACGTTTCTGTTGAGAGACTCTGCCCAGGAGGACTATTTGTTTTCCGTGAGCTTCCGGCGCTACAGTCGCTCCCTCCACGCTCGGATAGAGCAGTGGAATCACAACTTCAGCTTTGATGCCCATGATCCCTGTGTCTTCCATTCCCCTGACATCACGGGACTTCTAGAACACTACAAAGATCCAAGTTCCTGTATGTTCTTTGAACCACTTTTATCCACTCCCCTGAACAGgacctttcccttctctcttcaGCATATATGTAGAACGGTCATTTGCAACTGTACAACTTATGATGGTATCGATGCACTTCCCATTCCTCCCTCGGTGAAGCTGTATCTGAAGGAATATCATTATAAGTCAAAAGTTAGAGTGCTCAGGATTGATGTACCAGAGCAGCAAagctag